The Paraburkholderia sp. ZP32-5 genome includes a window with the following:
- a CDS encoding dihydrodipicolinate synthase family protein, with the protein MKVNWQGVFPAVTTKLKPDGSLDHDAIKSGLNRLIDSGVGGVVMMGMVGESAQLTQEEKRTVIRLAAETVNGRVPVIAGLAETNTASAVQYAKDAEALGVQGLMVFPGLTYKSDPRETVAYYRTIAQASSLSILLYNNPRGYGVDLTPDVVAELLKEPTIEALKEETYDTTRVTDLIKRFGERLAVICGVDDLVLESAALGAKCWVSGMANAVPRESVELLNLAVAGNYEKARKLYQALIDLFHLDTHVKLVQYIKLAENITAGYAETVKAPRLALEGEERAKVVAIVEKTLADVRALSK; encoded by the coding sequence ATGAAAGTCAACTGGCAAGGTGTTTTCCCCGCTGTGACCACGAAGCTCAAGCCCGATGGTTCGCTCGATCATGACGCTATCAAATCCGGTTTGAACCGGCTGATCGACAGCGGTGTCGGCGGCGTCGTGATGATGGGGATGGTCGGCGAAAGCGCGCAGCTCACGCAGGAAGAAAAGCGCACGGTGATCCGCCTGGCGGCGGAAACCGTCAACGGCCGCGTGCCGGTGATCGCGGGTCTCGCCGAAACCAATACGGCCAGCGCGGTCCAGTATGCGAAGGACGCAGAGGCGCTCGGCGTGCAGGGGCTGATGGTGTTTCCGGGACTCACGTACAAGTCGGACCCGCGCGAAACGGTCGCGTACTACAGAACCATCGCGCAGGCGTCCAGCCTGTCGATCCTGCTCTACAACAATCCGCGCGGCTACGGCGTGGACCTGACGCCGGATGTCGTCGCCGAACTGCTGAAGGAACCGACGATCGAGGCGCTGAAGGAAGAGACCTACGACACGACGCGCGTGACCGACCTGATCAAGCGTTTCGGCGAGCGCCTCGCGGTGATCTGCGGGGTCGACGATCTGGTGCTCGAATCGGCCGCGCTGGGCGCCAAATGCTGGGTGTCGGGGATGGCCAACGCGGTGCCGCGCGAATCGGTCGAGCTGCTGAATCTGGCTGTGGCCGGCAACTATGAAAAGGCGCGCAAGCTGTATCAGGCGCTGATCGATCTGTTCCACCTCGATACGCACGTGAAGCTCGTGCAGTACATCAAGCTCGCCGAGAACATCACGGCCGGTTACGCGGAAACCGTGAAGGCGCCGCGTCTCGCGCTGGAAGGCGAAGAGCGCGCGAAAGTGGTGGCGATCGTCGAGAAGACGCTGGCGGACGTACGCGCGCTGTCGAAGTAA
- a CDS encoding porin yields the protein MKRILLASVALGAVSGTVHAQSSMTLYGIVDNGLNYVSNAGGSHQFALTSTAGVPLGSRWGLKGNEALGNGLSAIFQLENGFDTDTGKLGQSGLLFGRLAIVGLSGQFGTVTAGRQYASMVDFVGNSMVAAGQWAGSFGAHAGDVDNLYDTFRVNNVLKYTSVDYGGFKFGGMFSFGGQAGNFNRNSGFGIGGGYTRGPLKLGIAYSDMQDPYSSAYNNGANPPAAQASPIYSGFVSARSLQVFVVGGQYQLGATTLGMNYSNTRFKDLGADPGNLGATPGLSGTAAFNNVEASASYQLTPAVSVHAAYNYTARGSVGGDSGATYNQAALGADYTLSKRTILYLIGAYQHASGHNSNGGTAVAALDLASPSKTDHQGAVRIGMRHTF from the coding sequence TTGAAACGGATACTTCTGGCATCGGTAGCACTGGGGGCCGTCAGCGGCACAGTCCACGCGCAAAGCAGCATGACGCTGTACGGTATCGTCGATAACGGCCTGAACTACGTCAGCAACGCGGGCGGTTCGCATCAGTTCGCGCTGACCAGCACGGCCGGCGTGCCGCTCGGCAGCCGTTGGGGCCTCAAGGGCAACGAAGCGTTGGGCAATGGCCTGTCGGCGATCTTCCAGTTGGAAAACGGCTTCGATACCGATACCGGCAAGCTCGGGCAGAGCGGCCTGCTGTTCGGACGTCTCGCGATCGTCGGACTGTCCGGCCAGTTCGGCACGGTGACCGCCGGGCGGCAATATGCGTCGATGGTCGACTTCGTCGGCAATTCGATGGTGGCGGCCGGGCAATGGGCCGGCTCGTTCGGCGCGCACGCGGGCGACGTGGACAATCTCTACGACACCTTCCGCGTCAACAACGTCCTCAAATACACGAGCGTCGACTATGGCGGCTTCAAGTTCGGCGGCATGTTCAGCTTCGGCGGTCAGGCAGGCAACTTCAATCGGAACTCGGGCTTCGGTATCGGCGGCGGTTATACGCGCGGACCGCTGAAGCTGGGCATCGCTTACTCGGACATGCAGGACCCGTATTCGTCCGCGTACAACAACGGCGCGAACCCGCCGGCCGCGCAGGCTTCGCCGATCTATTCCGGCTTCGTGTCGGCGCGCAGCCTGCAAGTCTTCGTGGTGGGCGGCCAGTATCAACTGGGCGCGACCACGCTCGGTATGAACTACTCGAATACCCGCTTCAAGGATCTCGGCGCCGATCCCGGCAATCTCGGTGCGACGCCGGGGCTCAGCGGCACCGCCGCGTTCAATAACGTCGAGGCCAGCGCCAGTTATCAACTGACGCCCGCAGTCTCGGTGCACGCGGCCTACAACTACACGGCGCGCGGTTCGGTAGGCGGCGACAGCGGCGCGACCTACAATCAGGCGGCACTCGGCGCCGACTACACGCTGTCCAAGCGCACGATCCTGTATCTGATCGGCGCGTACCAGCATGCATCCGGCCACAATTCGAACGGCGGCACGGCCGTCGCCGCGCTCGATCTGGCTTCGCCGTCGAAGACCGATCATCAGGGCGCCGTGCGTATCGGCATGCGGCATACGTTCTAG
- a CDS encoding 4-hydroxyproline epimerase — MKSTFFCIDGHTCGNPVRVVAGGAPRLDGANMIERRAHFEREFDWIRTSLMFEPRGHEVMSGSILYPPTRPDCDIAILFIEVSGCLPMCGHGTIGTVTSAIEHGLVRPREPGVLHLDTPAGLVVARYCMDGDHVDSVQLINVPSFLHSTDLTVDVDGLGEIRFDVAYGGNFYAIVEPQANYAGLHALKPSDIQRLSPILRQKANEKYSFVHPEKAEIRGLSHVMWTGEPTVEGASARNAVFYGDKAIDRSPCGTGTSARMAHLVAKGKLKIGERFVHESIIGTLFTGVAEEAAKVGEFDAIIPSIEGWARVTGHNTIFVDDRDPLAKGFLLK; from the coding sequence ATGAAATCAACCTTCTTTTGCATCGACGGACACACCTGCGGTAATCCGGTGCGTGTCGTCGCCGGCGGCGCGCCGCGGCTCGACGGCGCGAACATGATCGAGCGGCGCGCGCACTTCGAGCGCGAATTCGACTGGATTCGCACGTCGCTGATGTTCGAGCCGCGCGGCCACGAAGTGATGTCGGGCAGCATTCTTTATCCGCCGACGCGGCCCGATTGCGATATCGCGATTCTGTTCATCGAGGTGAGCGGCTGTCTGCCGATGTGCGGCCACGGCACGATCGGCACCGTGACGAGCGCGATCGAACACGGCCTCGTGCGGCCCCGCGAACCGGGTGTGTTGCACCTCGATACACCCGCGGGCCTGGTGGTCGCGCGCTATTGCATGGACGGTGACCACGTCGATTCTGTGCAACTGATCAACGTGCCGTCGTTTCTACATTCAACGGATCTGACGGTCGATGTCGACGGGCTCGGCGAAATCCGCTTCGACGTCGCGTACGGCGGCAACTTCTATGCGATCGTCGAACCGCAGGCGAACTACGCGGGCCTGCATGCGCTGAAGCCTTCGGACATCCAGCGCCTCAGCCCGATCCTGCGGCAGAAGGCGAACGAAAAGTATTCGTTCGTTCACCCGGAAAAAGCCGAAATTCGCGGACTGAGCCACGTGATGTGGACCGGCGAGCCGACCGTCGAAGGCGCGAGCGCGCGCAACGCGGTGTTCTACGGCGACAAGGCGATCGACCGCTCGCCATGCGGCACCGGCACGTCGGCGCGCATGGCGCATCTGGTCGCGAAGGGCAAGCTGAAGATCGGCGAGCGCTTCGTGCACGAAAGCATCATCGGCACGCTGTTTACCGGTGTGGCGGAAGAAGCGGCCAAGGTCGGTGAGTTCGACGCGATCATTCCAAGCATCGAAGGATGGGCGCGTGTCACGGGCCACAACACGATCTTCGTCGACGATCGCGATCCGCTTGCCAAAGGCTTTCTGCTGAAATGA
- a CDS encoding GntR family transcriptional regulator, giving the protein MNEIVAEESTRKIVRPTTVELVTTAVRQRILSGELAPGEVLRQEALAEELGVSRVPVREAITRLTAEGLLTSVPHKGAYVAELSIDEVEETFDIRLRLEPWIFSEAIPRITEAEIGKAERLVNDMDNADSGVWGQLNWRLHETLYLPSKRDITLQMLRVLHDRSDRYFRFQAVQVPIREQSHDEHMALVDACRKRDAKLGAKLLEQHVKTAAQQIMSVVRAVVAR; this is encoded by the coding sequence ATGAATGAAATCGTCGCCGAGGAAAGCACGCGAAAAATCGTCAGGCCCACCACGGTCGAACTGGTCACGACCGCGGTGCGTCAACGGATTCTGAGCGGCGAACTGGCGCCGGGCGAAGTGTTACGCCAGGAGGCGCTGGCCGAAGAACTGGGCGTGAGCCGCGTGCCGGTGCGCGAGGCGATCACGCGTCTGACCGCCGAGGGGCTGCTGACCAGCGTGCCGCACAAGGGCGCGTATGTGGCCGAGTTGTCGATCGACGAAGTCGAGGAGACCTTCGATATCCGGCTGCGTCTCGAACCGTGGATCTTTTCCGAAGCGATTCCGCGTATCACCGAGGCCGAAATCGGCAAGGCCGAGCGGCTCGTCAACGACATGGACAATGCGGATTCGGGCGTGTGGGGGCAGTTGAACTGGCGTCTGCACGAAACGCTTTATCTGCCGTCGAAGCGCGATATCACGCTGCAGATGCTGCGGGTGCTGCACGATCGCAGTGACCGCTATTTCCGCTTCCAGGCGGTACAGGTGCCGATTCGCGAGCAGTCGCACGACGAACACATGGCACTCGTCGACGCGTGCCGCAAGCGGGACGCGAAGCTCGGTGCGAAGCTGCTTGAGCAACACGTGAAAACGGCCGCGCAGCAGATCATGTCGGTCGTGCGGGCAGTCGTCGCGCGCTGA
- a CDS encoding Ldh family oxidoreductase produces MSTADTNELQSDSARVSPDALRDFVSAVYQTTGASAEDAWVAADAMVQADLWGHQSHGVLRLGWYYARLRSGAMRSHTSVSFPVDAGAVAVMDGGDSIGPVVAKHAALDAIRRAKAHGIGAVSVRNSNHFGTCMYFTRMAALEGCIMLVTTNGGPNMAPWGGLKKMIGTNPWSVAVPAGRHAPLIMDVANSGVARGKIFLAQMKHEEIPPNWAVDASGRPTTDPVEALKGFILPMAGHKGYAIGVIVDVLSGVLSGSGFMDEVHGPYDPVNRSRAGHLLIALDVKAFQPLDEFNARMERYIATLKAVPLADGVDEVFYPGEKEARAHERQIEEGILLPADTLAGLDKVAGEAGVAPVARR; encoded by the coding sequence GTGAGCACCGCCGACACCAACGAGCTTCAATCCGACTCCGCGCGCGTGTCGCCCGACGCGCTGCGCGATTTCGTCTCCGCCGTCTACCAGACTACCGGCGCGAGCGCCGAAGATGCATGGGTCGCCGCCGACGCAATGGTCCAGGCGGACCTGTGGGGGCATCAGTCGCACGGCGTACTGCGGCTTGGCTGGTACTACGCGCGGCTGCGCTCGGGCGCGATGCGCTCGCACACCAGCGTGTCGTTTCCGGTCGACGCCGGCGCGGTCGCCGTGATGGACGGCGGCGACAGCATCGGCCCGGTGGTCGCGAAGCACGCGGCGCTCGATGCGATCCGCCGCGCGAAAGCGCACGGTATCGGCGCGGTATCGGTGCGCAACTCGAATCACTTCGGCACCTGCATGTACTTCACGCGGATGGCCGCCCTCGAAGGCTGCATCATGCTGGTGACGACCAACGGCGGCCCGAACATGGCGCCGTGGGGCGGCCTGAAAAAGATGATCGGCACCAACCCGTGGTCGGTCGCGGTGCCGGCCGGCCGCCACGCGCCGCTGATCATGGACGTCGCGAATTCAGGCGTCGCGCGCGGCAAGATCTTTCTCGCGCAGATGAAGCACGAAGAGATTCCGCCGAACTGGGCGGTCGATGCGAGCGGCCGGCCGACCACCGACCCCGTCGAAGCGCTGAAGGGCTTCATACTGCCGATGGCGGGCCACAAGGGCTACGCGATCGGCGTGATCGTCGATGTGCTGTCGGGCGTGCTGTCCGGCAGCGGCTTTATGGACGAAGTGCACGGCCCGTACGACCCGGTCAATCGCAGCCGCGCCGGGCATCTGCTGATCGCGCTCGACGTGAAAGCATTCCAGCCGCTCGACGAATTCAACGCGCGGATGGAGCGCTATATCGCGACGCTGAAAGCGGTGCCGTTGGCCGACGGCGTCGACGAAGTGTTCTATCCGGGCGAGAAGGAAGCGCGCGCGCACGAACGTCAAATCGAAGAAGGCATTTTGCTGCCGGCCGATACGCTTGCCGGGCTCGACAAGGTAGCGGGCGAGGCGGGTGTCGCGCCGGTGGCGCGTCGTTGA
- a CDS encoding MFS transporter has protein sequence MNTTHSARGDTAQVDSLEAATIRRVSIRFLPLLVIAFLITYLDRVNVGFAALTANRDLGMTPQSFAFGAGIFFLGYFVCEVPSNLALERFGARLWLGRILITIGIVSAATSLVTSAQGFYAVRFLLGAAEAGLFPGVIYFMTRWFPRRYRASMMALFMLAIPLSSFIGAPISGAILELDGMAGLHGWQWLYLLEGLPSVLVGVVCMFWLTDSPAQASWLSDGQREWLVAELASERAPVRHHGSRWRLAFNPTLLAYAAIFFGVTAGTYGLSLWLPLILKTPGLSTIETGLLVAIPFGFGCIATVLWSRSSDRRRERVWHTALPAFVSALGLGACIMLHSVGAQIVALSLASLGLYGVKGPFFAMVTERIAQADAAPGIAIITSLAGLAGFVGPYAIGWIKMHTGSYSQGLLFLAFLCLLSGVIAVAQSRRKVD, from the coding sequence ATGAACACCACGCATTCGGCTCGCGGCGACACCGCGCAGGTCGACAGCCTCGAAGCCGCGACGATCAGGCGCGTGAGCATCCGCTTCCTGCCGCTACTCGTGATCGCCTTTCTGATCACCTATCTCGACCGCGTGAACGTCGGCTTTGCCGCGCTCACCGCCAATCGCGATCTCGGCATGACGCCGCAATCGTTCGCATTCGGCGCCGGCATTTTCTTTCTCGGCTATTTCGTTTGCGAAGTGCCGAGCAACCTTGCGCTGGAGCGCTTCGGCGCGCGGCTCTGGCTCGGACGCATTCTGATTACGATCGGCATCGTATCGGCGGCCACGTCGCTGGTGACGAGTGCGCAAGGCTTCTACGCGGTGCGTTTTCTGCTCGGCGCGGCCGAGGCGGGTCTCTTTCCCGGTGTGATCTATTTCATGACGCGCTGGTTTCCGCGCCGCTATCGCGCGAGCATGATGGCGCTCTTCATGCTGGCGATTCCTTTGTCGAGCTTTATCGGCGCGCCGATCTCAGGGGCGATTCTCGAACTCGACGGCATGGCCGGCCTGCACGGCTGGCAATGGCTTTATCTGCTCGAAGGGCTGCCGTCGGTGCTGGTGGGCGTGGTGTGCATGTTCTGGCTGACAGACTCGCCCGCGCAGGCGAGCTGGCTGTCTGACGGGCAGCGCGAATGGCTGGTCGCCGAACTGGCGAGCGAACGTGCACCGGTGCGGCATCACGGTTCGCGCTGGCGTCTCGCGTTCAATCCGACGCTGCTCGCGTATGCGGCGATTTTCTTTGGCGTGACCGCGGGCACTTACGGATTGAGCCTGTGGTTGCCGCTGATTCTGAAGACCCCCGGTTTGAGCACGATCGAAACCGGTCTGCTGGTCGCGATTCCGTTCGGCTTCGGCTGTATCGCGACGGTGCTGTGGAGCCGCAGTTCCGACCGGCGCCGGGAGCGCGTCTGGCACACCGCGCTGCCGGCGTTCGTGTCGGCGCTCGGGCTGGGCGCCTGCATCATGCTGCATTCGGTCGGCGCGCAGATCGTCGCGCTGTCGCTCGCATCGCTCGGCCTGTATGGCGTCAAGGGACCGTTCTTCGCGATGGTGACCGAGCGCATCGCGCAGGCCGACGCCGCGCCCGGCATCGCGATCATCACGTCGCTGGCGGGTCTTGCCGGTTTCGTCGGCCCGTATGCGATCGGCTGGATCAAGATGCATACCGGCAGCTATTCGCAGGGGCTGCTGTTTCTGGCGTTCCTGTGCCTGCTGAGCGGCGTGATCGCCGTCGCCCAGTCACGTCGCAAGGTGGATTGA
- a CDS encoding aconitase X, with product MLELTERDEAILNGALGAGAALAMRIVIATAHVMNARSLVDICSAHIDGCLYHGDVSLDFVERFVASGTRVAVPTTLNVGSLDLIHPELFRGKPDTARAAKRLMEAHLELGCEATFTCAPYQLKHRPRLGEQIAWAESNAIVFANSVLGARTSRYGDFLDLAAAITGRVPYAGLHVTENRAARLVLEAPNFAASPRRDAYFAALGFVLGQTAGATIAAITGLPGDTTEDELKSLGAAAASSGAVALFHAVGITPEAATLDDALQHGRAERTIAVSETDLLAIHRQWNHARADSTLAAISLGTPHFSVDEFRKLGALFDAHAGPLRCDFYVNTSRFVLWQMEEEGLARKLSERGVQIVVDTCTYITPVMKRINGLVMTNSGKWAHYAPSNIGVSVAFGSMSECVRSAFEGRVCIDESVH from the coding sequence ATGCTTGAGTTGACCGAGCGTGACGAGGCGATATTGAACGGTGCATTGGGCGCGGGCGCGGCGCTCGCGATGCGCATCGTGATCGCTACCGCGCATGTGATGAATGCGCGCAGCCTCGTCGATATTTGTTCCGCGCATATCGATGGCTGTCTGTATCACGGCGACGTCAGTCTCGATTTCGTCGAGCGCTTCGTTGCATCGGGCACGCGCGTGGCGGTGCCGACCACGCTCAACGTCGGCTCGCTCGATCTGATCCACCCGGAACTGTTTCGCGGCAAGCCCGATACCGCACGTGCCGCGAAGCGGCTGATGGAAGCGCATCTGGAACTCGGCTGCGAAGCGACCTTCACCTGCGCGCCGTATCAGCTCAAACACCGCCCTCGCCTGGGCGAACAGATCGCGTGGGCCGAATCGAACGCGATCGTTTTCGCGAACTCGGTGCTCGGCGCGAGAACCAGCCGTTACGGCGACTTTCTCGATCTGGCCGCGGCGATCACCGGGCGTGTGCCGTACGCGGGTCTGCACGTCACCGAAAACCGCGCCGCGCGGCTGGTGCTCGAAGCGCCTAACTTCGCCGCTTCGCCGCGCCGCGACGCGTATTTCGCGGCGCTCGGCTTCGTGCTCGGTCAAACGGCCGGCGCGACGATTGCCGCGATCACCGGCTTGCCTGGTGATACGACCGAAGACGAACTGAAAAGTCTGGGCGCGGCGGCCGCATCGAGCGGCGCGGTCGCGCTGTTTCACGCGGTCGGCATCACACCGGAAGCCGCGACGCTCGACGACGCACTCCAACACGGCCGGGCAGAACGGACCATCGCGGTGAGCGAGACCGATCTGCTCGCGATCCACCGTCAGTGGAACCACGCGCGCGCCGACTCGACGCTCGCCGCGATCAGTCTCGGCACGCCGCATTTTTCAGTCGACGAATTCCGCAAGCTCGGCGCGCTGTTCGACGCGCACGCGGGGCCGTTGCGCTGCGACTTCTACGTCAATACGAGCCGCTTCGTGCTATGGCAGATGGAAGAGGAAGGACTCGCGCGGAAACTGAGCGAGCGTGGCGTGCAAATCGTCGTGGACACCTGCACGTACATCACGCCGGTGATGAAGCGGATCAACGGACTGGTGATGACCAATTCCGGAAAGTGGGCGCACTATGCGCCGAGCAATATCGGCGTATCGGTCGCGTTCGGCAGCATGAGCGAGTGCGTGCGTTCGGCGTTCGAAGGGAGAGTTTGCATCGATGAATCAGTCCATTGA
- a CDS encoding carboxymuconolactone decarboxylase family protein has protein sequence MRIEALAREQMNDEQRAVHDEASGGRRGKAPVPLTAWIHSPAIAAHAQRLGEALRFESTLPSRVVALAALIVAAHWRAPYVWSAQEAKLRAAGMPDDAIRAIAHHQAPALDDIEDRAAYAAVSMLLNQRALDDATYALAVEVFGERGVVELIAAAGYYTMVAMTLNTFEIDAGASMPD, from the coding sequence ATGCGCATCGAGGCACTGGCACGCGAGCAGATGAACGACGAGCAACGCGCGGTCCATGACGAAGCATCGGGCGGCCGGCGCGGCAAGGCGCCGGTGCCGTTGACCGCGTGGATCCACAGCCCCGCGATCGCGGCGCACGCGCAACGTCTCGGCGAAGCACTGCGTTTCGAGAGCACGCTGCCGTCGCGCGTGGTGGCGCTCGCCGCGCTCATCGTCGCGGCACATTGGCGCGCGCCGTATGTGTGGTCCGCACAGGAGGCGAAGCTGCGCGCGGCGGGCATGCCCGACGACGCGATCCGCGCGATCGCCCACCATCAGGCACCGGCCCTCGATGACATCGAGGACCGCGCGGCTTACGCCGCGGTCTCGATGCTGCTCAACCAACGCGCGCTCGACGACGCCACGTACGCACTGGCAGTCGAAGTCTTCGGCGAGCGCGGCGTCGTCGAGCTGATCGCGGCGGCCGGCTATTACACGATGGTTGCGATGACACTCAACACGTTCGAAATCGACGCCGGCGCGTCGATGCCCGACTGA
- a CDS encoding metal-dependent hydrolase family protein: MLILKNARVLDINHEHDTTPYSIVIDGDVIKDVTREPVSIEGAQVIDVGGKTVMPGMIDCHAHVIASVAHLGNNGRLPNTFAVLRAVPILAGMLNRGFTTVRDAGGADYALSRAIEEGVIAGPRLFVAGKALSQTGGHGDFRERFDNSDPDPCGCHRNLGAIGRIVDGVDEVRKAVREEMRAGAHHIKIMASGGVASPTDPIGNLQFSVDEVKAVVEEAASHQTYVMAHAYTAKAIARVVKLGVRTIEHGNLIDDEAAAVMAEHGAFAVPTLVTYDAMSKVGAKSGIAESTLAKNENVRLQGLKALELLKRAGVKMGLGTDLLGDMHEFQSDELTIRAGILGAFETLCQATAVGAEIVGQQGRLGVVSAGAYADLLVVDGDPLKDISVLTGQGERIGGIMKNGAWVREALL, encoded by the coding sequence ATGCTGATCCTGAAAAACGCGCGCGTGCTGGACATCAATCACGAACACGACACCACGCCGTATTCCATTGTTATCGACGGGGACGTAATCAAGGACGTCACGCGCGAACCGGTGTCGATCGAAGGCGCGCAGGTGATCGACGTGGGCGGCAAGACGGTGATGCCGGGCATGATCGATTGCCATGCGCACGTGATTGCATCGGTCGCGCACCTGGGCAATAACGGCCGCTTGCCGAACACCTTCGCGGTGCTGCGCGCGGTGCCGATTCTCGCCGGCATGCTCAATCGCGGCTTCACGACCGTGCGCGACGCGGGCGGCGCCGACTATGCGCTGTCGCGCGCGATCGAAGAGGGCGTGATCGCCGGGCCGCGTCTGTTCGTCGCCGGCAAGGCGCTGTCGCAAACCGGCGGTCATGGCGATTTCCGCGAGCGCTTCGATAACTCCGATCCCGATCCGTGCGGCTGTCATCGCAACCTCGGTGCAATTGGCCGGATCGTCGACGGCGTCGACGAGGTGCGCAAGGCGGTTCGCGAAGAGATGCGCGCGGGCGCGCACCATATCAAGATCATGGCTTCCGGCGGTGTCGCGTCGCCGACCGATCCGATCGGCAATCTGCAGTTTTCGGTCGACGAGGTCAAGGCTGTCGTCGAGGAAGCGGCGTCGCATCAGACCTACGTGATGGCGCATGCGTACACCGCGAAAGCGATCGCGCGCGTGGTCAAACTGGGCGTGCGCACGATCGAGCACGGCAATCTGATCGACGACGAAGCCGCCGCGGTGATGGCGGAGCACGGCGCGTTCGCGGTGCCGACGCTGGTCACCTACGACGCGATGAGCAAAGTCGGCGCGAAGTCGGGCATCGCCGAGAGCACGCTCGCGAAGAACGAGAACGTGCGCCTGCAGGGCCTGAAGGCGCTCGAACTGCTGAAGCGGGCTGGCGTGAAGATGGGACTCGGCACGGATCTGCTCGGCGATATGCACGAATTTCAGAGCGACGAGCTGACGATTCGCGCCGGCATTCTCGGCGCGTTCGAAACGCTTTGCCAGGCAACGGCGGTCGGCGCGGAAATCGTCGGGCAGCAGGGACGTCTCGGTGTGGTTTCGGCCGGCGCTTACGCGGATCTGCTCGTCGTCGACGGTGATCCGCTGAAGGACATCAGCGTGCTGACGGGGCAGGGCGAGCGCATCGGCGGCATCATGAAAAACGGTGCATGGGTGCGCGAAGCGTTGCTGTGA
- a CDS encoding aconitase X swivel domain-containing protein, protein MNLSTATLTGDVLVRGNARGIPLSLAPLSFWGGYDAEAGTIIDRTHPNHGQSLRDRILVMPRARGSSSSSSVLAEALRNRTGPAGIILCERDLIIAIGAITANELYSLDVPVITVDEQAFSRIALCTSTVTIDAADTSRPASISFTV, encoded by the coding sequence ATGAACCTCTCAACCGCTACGCTCACAGGCGACGTGCTGGTGCGCGGCAACGCGCGTGGCATCCCGCTCTCGTTGGCCCCGTTGAGCTTCTGGGGCGGCTATGACGCCGAAGCCGGCACGATCATCGACCGCACGCATCCGAACCACGGACAAAGCCTGCGAGACCGGATACTAGTGATGCCGCGCGCCCGCGGATCGAGTTCCAGCAGCAGCGTGCTGGCCGAAGCATTGCGCAATCGCACGGGCCCGGCTGGGATCATTCTGTGCGAACGAGATCTGATCATCGCGATCGGCGCGATCACGGCCAACGAACTCTATTCGCTCGACGTGCCGGTGATTACCGTCGACGAGCAGGCGTTTTCCCGCATCGCACTATGCACGTCGACAGTAACGATCGATGCCGCGGACACGTCACGGCCCGCGAGCATTTCGTTTACCGTCTAG